The genomic stretch TCTTCTGACTCTAATCAGGACATGAGGCGACTAAGACTATAACTGATGTATGATACTCTGCATGCCCCATTTTAGATCTTGCTTTGGGGCCTAGTAGCTTCAAGTTACAACTCTGGCTAGAAAGCgtgagaaagatagatagatagatagatagatagagggataGCTATAAGATGGATAGATAGTTACATAAAGATCAAATATGATGCAGCACTCATGATAAAAAAAAGGAAGGATCTGGAAATAGAGGAGCACTGTGTGAGGAGCCCCTGGAGGACAtggagagatagataatagatagatagatagatagataaataaatagataaatgtgAGTGAGATGATAGatatgtaaataaataataaatggatagataatataggatggatagatagagagatagcatGATGCAAAACTCTAAATCATTTGCATCCTTAGTTAGGATTGATAGAGACAGATACTGTAGTTATtatatagctagatagatagatggatagatagatggatagatctAATATGAAGCAGCActcatgataaaaaataaaaaaaaagttaggatCTGGAAGTAGAGCAGCACTGAGTAAGGAGCCCCTGGAGGACTTGCAAACTTGGAGAGATAGctgtatagatagataaatattttggagagatagatagatagatagtagatagagagagatagtcAGAGAGATGTAAAATCATAAAACTTGATTTACATTGAAGGTGCATGACTTGACATGAACATGTTTTAAAAGTTACAAAATATATCAGCCTTATAaaagaaaacatatatttttttcattgcatGAATACCAAAGTAGTAGGTAAACGTATAAGAGAATGTTCTGCACAACGTGTTAAAGACTTCTTAATTTGGTTTTATGTATCTAGAATAGAAGGTCCTAATTGTTttcccagaaacagcgccactctcgtTCATagactgtgtgtggtattgcagatcagctcCACTTACTTGAAAGGGGATGAGCTGCAGTAGCAGATATAGCCCATGGACAAAACTGCCAACTGGAACTGTTTTTGGAAAAACATAGACCTTCTAGTTTCACACAAcccgtttttatttaaaaaaaattgtgctctaCATCacttgtgaaaatacattttttatatttctttccaCAGCTGACAACTCATTTCAGTACAAAGCTTTCTTCCATAAGGTTGGTCTCTGTGGCAAGTCTCCCGATCAGGTCAAGAGGGTCTTCGAAATCTTTGACAGAGACTGCAGTGGATTCATTGAGGAAGATGAACTTGCGTAAGGATAacatttaaatgctttattttaattttttataaagcAAGTAGATTATTGCTTTGTTCTATGAATACAGTTAAGTTTTAAGCTGAGTACCATATAGCCTGTGACTGGAGAGTGTGTGAGGGAGGGCAGCGCTGGCAAGGGCATGTGCCATGGGTGCCACGGGAAGTATTAATAAGCCACTCTGCATTGGCCAGAGCATTTAGATATAGGGCCAGGGCAGTAAACAAAATACTTGCCCCAGGTGACAGAAAGATGTTGCTCACAGCAAAGTTCCTTTTTTATTAGACTCTTCCTGAAGAACTTCAAGTCTGATGCCAGAGCTCTGAATGATGCTGAGACCAAGGCTTTCCTGAAGGCTGGCGACTCTGATGGTGATGGCAAGATTGGAATAGATGGTAAGggattttttccttcattttgtaagtttttttaaatgtatattgTTATATAAGTAGAAAATGAACAAAGTATAACAAATAGTATAGTATAACTAATAAGTAGTAAAAATATACAACATTGTACCTAGATACAAAGTgatagatatataaatagatatgagatagatagatagatagatagatacatatggtATTATAAAGCCTCTTAAGAAGATATCAACATTTTGAAATTGCTTATTAATGTCGTCTCAAAAAAATTGTCAAAGTTGaatgaaatttaaaaaatgtaataaaacaatACCATTCCTATTCTTTTTCAGAATTCCAGGCTCTGGTGAAGGCATAAACAGCCCAAGACCAAAAGGAAGACTAGGACTGAACCCCTCAATTTACACCCAACAGGCACCTCATTCATGACTGGCACTTATTTGTGCATTTTTATACTGTCTCACGGCATTGGtaaaatgtctgtttgttaactcTTTTTGGGACTATTGAACTATCTTAACAATGTACAGGTACTCTGCTCACTCGATGTTACGTCTTATGTGTTTTTGGATGGCGCTTACTGATTTCAACCAATCACAATGTTCAAGTTGTGGCTGGAAGaaggaaaaataaagaatatttaaataaataaaaatactttggTCTATTTTTTCGCTTTATAGAGACAGTAATATGGGGGAATAATAATAGACAGGTAGCAAAAACTCTCCAAATCATtggataaaaaagaaataaaatgatggatacatagatacatagagAAGTAGATACAAAATAGGTAGCTAGgtcgatagatagacagacagacaaacagaacaTAGATGGGAGTCGAATAATCATAAACACAGGGGTGTAACAATGGTGTTTGACAAGTTGTTGTCACACCTTGGCCATGGTGTCTGATTGGGGCCCCAAAAGTGTTAGataaatagaaaataaacagGTAATATAACAAATTGATTGCATAACAAATAATTAACAAACTAAACAACATTGTA from Bufo gargarizans isolate SCDJY-AF-19 chromosome 8, ASM1485885v1, whole genome shotgun sequence encodes the following:
- the LOC122944840 gene encoding parvalbumin beta-like, which encodes MSITDILAAKDIEAALASVAADNSFQYKAFFHKVGLCGKSPDQVKRVFEIFDRDCSGFIEEDELALFLKNFKSDARALNDAETKAFLKAGDSDGDGKIGIDEFQALVKA